In Trueperella pecoris, the DNA window CACGTCCACGGGCAGGAAGGGTCAAAGCAAAAATCTACTTTTTCGCTCATGCCTTCATTCTTGCCGATAGCATGCGCTGTTGCCACGGATCGGCCGACGGCGTAGCGGCGGCGTGGGAGCAGGGTTCCCGGCGGGCGGCCGGTAGCAAGCGGCCTTCCGCCCTTCGGCTTTGGGAGGTGTCGGACCCAGTGAGTATCCTTGATATCAGCCTGTTTTACCCCGATGGAAAGGACATCATGCCCGGGACAAACCTCACTCGCGCCGAGGCAGCTGAGCGCGCAGAACTTATCGCCACCAAGGACTACCGAGTAGAACTCGACCTGACCGGCGAGGAAAACTTCCGTTCGGCAACCACCGTCCGCTTCTCAGCAAAGCCGGGCGCGTCTACCTTCATTGACCTCATCGCTGATTCCGTCCGGAAGATTACCCTCAACGGCATCGACCTTCCGCTGGAGTCATACGAAGATTCCCGCATCCGGCTGCCCAACCTCGCCCAGGACAACGAGCTTTATGTCGAGGCGATCTGCCCCTTCTCGCACACGGGTGAGGGCCTGCATCGCGCCGTCGATCCGGCCGACGGCAAGGTCTATCTCTACTCGCAATTCGAGGTGCCCGATGCCCGGCGCATGTATGCCAACTTTGAGCAGCCGGATCTGAAGGCCGAGTTTACGTTCGTCGTCGACGCCCCGGAAGATTGGAAGGTCTTCTCCGTTTCCCCGACGCCGGAACCCACCCCTCGCGGAAACGGCATCGCCCGCTGGGAGTTCACCCCCACCGAGCGCATCTCCACCTACCTTACCGCGATCGTCGCCGGCCCGTACGTCGGCGAGACCAGCACGTACACCTCCACCGATGGTCGGGAGATTCCGATGGGCGTTTACGCCCGCGCCTCGCTCGGCGAGTACCTAGACGCCCAGGAGTGCATCGACATCACGATCCAGGGCATGGAAGTGTTCGAAGACGAATTCGACGTCCCCTATCCGTTCCGCAAGTATGATCAGATCTTCGTGCCCGAATTCAACGCCGGCGCTATGGAACACCCGGGCTGCGTGACGATCCTTGACGACTACGTCTTCCGTTCCCGCGCCACGGGCGCGCTGATCGAGCGTCGTGCCATCACGATCATCCACGAGCTGGCACACATGTGGTTCGGCGACCTGGTGACCATGAAGTGGTGGAACGACCTGTGGCTCAACGAGTCCTTCGCGGAGTTCATGAGTCACGTCGCGACGGCGAAGAACACTGCCTGGACGGACGCGTGGGTGACGTTCAACGCTTCGGAAAAGGTGTGGGCGCAGGCTCAGGATCAGTTGCCTTCCACCCACCCGATCGCCGCGGAGATTCGCGACCTTGAAGACGTCATGGTCAACTTCGACGGCATCACCTATGGAAAGGGCGCCTCGGTCTTCCAGCAGCTCGTAGCCTACGTGGGCTACGCCGAGTTCATGGCGGGCGTATCCACCTATCTGAAGAAGAAGTCGTGGGGCAATGCCACGCTCGACGACCTCTTGGTCGAGCTCGAGGCCGCCTCCGGCCGCGATCTTAAGCAGTGGTCGAAGCTGTGGCTCGAGGAGGCCGGCATCAACACGCTCTGGCCCGTCATCGACATGGACGGCGATGCGATTTCTTCCTTCGCCATCAAGCAGACCTGCGATCAGCACGCCTCGCTCCGTCCACACCGCATCGGCGTCGGCGGCTATTTGCTCGATGGAGATGCACTCGTTCAGGTCTTCCACCACGAACTGGACATCGATGGCGAGCTGACGGACGTTCCCGAGCTGTCCGGCGTCGTTCGCCCGGATCTCATCCTCATCAACGACGGCGACCTCGCCTACGCCAAGGTTCGCCTTGACGAGCGATCGGCCGCCACGGCGCGCGACCACATCAATGCGTTCACGGACCGCCTGCCGCGCACGCTCGTCCTGGCCTCCATGTGGGACATGTGCCGCGACGCCGAGCTTCCCGCCTCGGACTACATCGAGCTCGCGCTCTCGGCGCTCGAAACCGAAGATCACGGCACGGTGCTGCGCTACCTGCTCTCCCAGCTCGAGACCGCCACAAACCTCTATTCGGCTCCCGCCCACCGCCAGGAGCTCAAGGACAAGGTCGCGGCCCGCCTGTTCGCCATCCTTGAGGGCACCGAGCCCGAATCGGATCGCCAGCTGCAGGTGGCGATGACGGCCGTGAATATGGCCCAGTCTGAGGAACAGCTCGCAACGATCGCCGGTTGGCTGTCAGACGAGGCCGTTCCCGCCGGCCTGTCCGTAGATGCCAACTTCCGTTGGGTGGTCCTTCGCCGACTCGCGGCGGCCGGTCGCGTAGGCGAGGAGGTCATCGAAACCGAGCTTGCCGAGCGTGATAACACCGCCTCTGGTGCCGCTGGGGCTGCTCGTGCTCGCGCCGCTATCTCCGATGCGGGTGCTAAGGAGCGCGCGTGGGAGGACATCATCGGCGGCAAGGTCTCCAACTCTGTGCAGCGCTCGCTGGCGTGGGGCTTCACTGAGGGCGACCCGGAGCTACTGCTCCCCTACGTCGAGCGCTTCTTTGACGAGATCGTCCATCAGTGGGAGGAGCGCACGCTGGAGTTCTCGCAGAACTTCGTGAACCTCGTCTATCCCGCGCCGCTTAACGGACTGGGCCTGGGCGTGGACCTGGTGGCGCGCACCGAGCAGTGGCTCGCCGATCATTCCGACGCGGCACCTGCCCTGCGCCGTCTGGTCTCCGAGCGCCTGTCGAACGCTCAGCGCGCAGCGGCGGCACAGGCCCGCGACGCGGAGTAATCGAACGCAGTTATCGACGTCGGGCAATTTTATCCACGGGGTGTCGAAGTCCAGTTGCTTCCACACCCCGTGGATCTCGCGTTCTTCCCTCCAGGCTCATCTTCTACGATGAGTCCATGAACAACATCCACCGCCCCCAGTGGGCATCTTCGGACCTGCTGCGCGCCTACTACGACGACGAGTGGGGATTTCCCGTCAGGGACAGCGCCGCCGTCTACGAACGCATCGTTCTTGAGGGCTTCCAGGCGGGGCTGTCATGGGAGACCGTGCTTCGCAAAAGGGAGGCGCTACGCGAAGCGTTCGCCCATTTTGAGCCCCGCACGGTGGCCGCCTTTACCGACGACGACGTCGCCCGGCTCCTCGCCGATCCGCGCCTCATTCGCAACGAAAAGAAGATACGGGCGGCCATGACCAACGCTCAAGCGGTCGTCCGAATGGAGGATGCTGGAGAATCGTTGGCGGAACTGGTGTGGTCGTTCGCGCCGGATGATAGCTATGGCGAGGGCCCGCAGGCGAGCCGGTCGCCGGAGTCGCTTGCCCTGGCAAAAGAGCTCAAGAGGCGAGGCTTTACCTTCGTCGGACCCGTGACGATGTTTGCGCTCATGCAGGCAATCGGCATCTACGCACACCGGCTGTAGCGGGGCTGCTAGAAGCGGCGATGGCCGCATCCACGGCCGGGCTAACCGAGTACCGCCAGCGAGTATCGGGGTGCCTAGAGCAGGTCTGGATCCTTGGGCTCCCCAAAGACGCGCTCGCTGAGGTCACAACCGGTCTGCTCGGCGTCGGGACCGAGGATGAGTTGGACGGCGCGCCTCTGAACGACGATCCCAACGGCTCCCATGCGCGCAAGGGAGGGCTTGTCAACGAGATCCTTGTTGACTACCCCTACGCGCACACGTGTCAGCGCGTTTTCGATCTTGCGGATATTCTCCTCCCCGCCTAGGGCGGCCAGGAGCTCCTCGATATTCATGTCAACCTTTCGTTTCCCTGCCAATCTCTGGCGGGGCTCTTCGACCAGCGACGAGCGCTAACCGGCAAGATTCTGCAGGCGCCGACGAGCCACGGCGTCGGCACCTGCAGCTAGATACGAGCGTCGCGCAGTTCGTGAGTAAACGCGGCAACGAGCGACTGCAAGCGCGGATTCTTCGCTAGATCCTCCACCAGGACGACCTTTTCAGTCCCGTCCGCCATCGGCACCCGCCAGTTCGGGTATTCCTGATCGGTGCCCGGCTGGTTTTGCGCTCGGCGCTCACCGACGGCGTTGACGAGCGAAATCTGAATGATCGGCGCCGGGGTCTGCGCAACATAGTTGTGCAGTGCCTCAACGATCTCTCGCTCCGAGGGCGAATCGCCAATCAGACCGTGCTCGCGCAGGCGGTGCATGACGCGCTCGCGCTCCTCGTCGGCTTCGGCACGCACTTCCTCCACGGGCTTGACCAACAGCCCCAGGCTCTCGCGAAGGTCGACGTGTTCGCCCGCAAGATATCCCGCGGCTGGTGGAAGATCGTGAGTGTCAACCGAGACCATGGCATCCGAGCGGAATTCCTCCGGGTGGATCGGCCATCCCGATTCGTCCTTCTCGAACCAGAACACAGACGTGCCGAAGATGCCACGCTCGCGCAGGTACTCGCGCACCCACGGCTCAACCGTGCCAAGATCTTCGCCGACGACGATGACGCCCGCCCGATGCGCCTCAAGGAGGAGGACGCCGACCATCGCCTCATGGTTGAAGCGAACATAAGTTCCCTCGGTCGGGGCAGACCCCTCCGGAATCCACCACAGGCGGAACAAGCCCATGATGTGGTCAACGCGCAGGAGGCCGGCGTGGCGCATGACCGTGCGTGCCATGTCACGCAGCGGCGCGTAGTCCATCTCCTCGAGGGTATCCGGGCGCCACGGCGGCTGGGACCAGTTCTGGCCCTGCTGGTTGTACATGTCCGGCGGCGCGCCCACGCCAATGCCCTTCGCAAAGGCATTCGGCAGCATCCACACATCTGCGCCAGTGGGATGGACGCCGACGGCGAGATCGTGGGAGATTCCGATGCGCATGCCAGCCATGTGAGACTCTTCCTGAGCCTTGCTCAGCTGTTCGTCCATCACCCACTGCAACCACGCCCAGAAGTCCACGCGATTAGCAAGCTCGCGGCGCTCGCGTGCCACGTAGGGCGAGTTAATGTCGCGCAACTGAGGCGGGAATTCGTTGCCATACTTCTCCACCAAGGCACACCACAGCGCGAAGTCTTCCAGTCCCTGGCCCTCCATCGCACGGAAACGTTCGAAGTCGCGCTGGCGCGCCTGCGAACGGCCCGCTGCGAAAATCACGTCAAGCGCCTCGCGCTTGGCCTTCCATGCGGCGTCGCGATCGATGAGGTTGTTCTCAAGGGAGAACTTCTTGACGTTCTCGCTCGCCCAGGTGACGAGCGAACGCTGCGGGCCCGACATGTAGGCGACCTCGCGAATATCCTCCGGCCGGATATACATCGGATTAAAGAAGCGGCGAGTCACCGGCAGGTAGGGAGAGGGTGACATCGGTTCGATCGGCTCGGCCGCGTGCAAGGGATTGACCAGGAGGAAGTCTGCGCCGAGATCGCCAAACAGCGAACCCATCTCGGCAAGGTCGGCGGTGTCGCCGATCCCCCACGACTCGCGAGAACGAGTCGAATAGAGCTGGGCCATCATGCCCCAGGCGCGTCCGCGTAGCCTGGCTTCGACGTCAAGACGGGTCGGAGTCACGATGAGGGTTGCTTCCTCCTCGCGGATCTCGTTGCCGTAGTCCACGCGGGCACGCAGGATGTGATAGCCCAACGGCGTGCCGGTCGGAATGACGAAGGAAGCCTGCCCGATCAAAACGCCGTCAATCTCGCGCGGCTGGGAATAGTCGTCAATCTGGCGCGCCCCCATCGTGCTGCCATCCTCAGTCACGATGTCCACGCGCACGGCGCAACCGTGGGGCACGTGGACCTGGAAAGGAGTCTCACGGTCATTACGCGCAACCGTGCACGGCGGGAGCACGCGGCGCCACGGGCGGTCAACACGGGCACGCAACTCGGCCTGGATCGTCTCATCCGTCGAGGCATCCACGCCCATCGCCCGCAGGACCGAAATCAAAGTTGAGGTGGAGACTTCGCAGAAAGTACCGTCGAAATCCCAAAAATCCAGCGCGACACCATAGCTGTCAGCAAGAGCCTCGAGCAGATCGCGGTTTACCTCGTGCGTCATTGCATCTCCTCTATCACGTAGCTAATCCAATTTTGCCAGAACACAAACTGTTTGCGGAAACTCCCTGAGGACTTTGCAAACTTACCCGGACGTAACATAATTGTGTGGGACAGACAACAGACATGAAAGCCAAAGAATATGCCGTATTTACCAGTGCCCGAGACCTCTGACGAGCCCCTGTCGTCCGTGCTACGGACCCTGACTATGAAAGAGCGCGAACCAGGCTCCTACGTGGGAAGTAACCTTGACCAGCTCTCCGGCAGAGTCTACGGTGGCCAGGTTTTCGCCCAAGCAGTCGTTGCTGCTCACGCCACGGTCGGAAATGAATACCGCAACCGGGAGATTCACTCTATCACCGCCGCCTTCCTTCGCCCCGGCCGACTCGATGTACCCACGCAGTTTGACGTCGAAGAGGTCCTCGACGGCCGGTCCTTCTCGACGCGCCGCGTGCACGCCTCACAGGAGGGAAAGACGATACTCTCCGCCCGTGCGTCGTTCCAAGAAGTCCAGCCCGGCGTGGAGCACGAAACCGCTATGCCGCAGGCACCCGACCCAGAGTCCTTACCCTCCTCTGTCTGCTACTTCGCCAACATGGATCACCCGCTCGGGACGGCGATGAACACCACCAACGCCACCGACATGCGACACGTGGGCGGGCCCATCTGGGTCAAGCCCGTTCCCCCGACCGAGGACGCCACCCTGATTTGGTTCCGGCTGCGCAATCCCATGCCTGCGGGAAGTTCTCAACTGATGCATCGAGCGTTGCTGGCCTATGCGACGGATCAGTTCATGCTCGAACCGGTCATGCGGCGTCACGGCATGTACTGGATGAGCCCAGATATTTCCCTCGCCACTCTTGACCACGCCATTTGGTGGCATCGCGACGTCGACATGTCGGACTGGATCCTTGCCGAGCTGACCTCGCCCAGCGCACAAGGCGGGCGCGGGCTCTCGCTCGCTCGCTTTTTCCAGCAGGGGCGTCACGTGGCGACCATGTCGCAGGAGGGCATGGTCCGCACACGTCGAAGCACGACGCCGGCGGCGTAATACCTGCCGACTCAGATGGTCGGCACGCCGGCGGCGCACTTCTCCACTCGCGGCGCACTTCTCCACTCGCGGCGCACCTTAAACCCGGGTTTAAGGTGCGCCGTTAAGCGTGAGGTGCGCCGTTAAGCGTAAGGTGTGTCGTGGCAACCGAGCGCCAACTACTCAACGCCGAGCGCGGCCCGGCCGACTAGTCGCGCTTGAACTTGCGGTAGGTCGACGCGTTTGCGCGAGCCGCATCCGGGCCCAGGCGATCGATCTTGTTCTTCTCATACGACTCGAAGTTACCCTCGAACCAGTACCAGTTGTAGGGCTCTTCTTCGGTGCCTTCCCACGCGAGAATGTGGGTGGCGACGCGGTCGAGGAACCAGCGATCGTGGGTGATGACCACGGCACAACCGGGGAAATCGAGAAGCGCATTTTCGAGCGACCCGAGAGTCTCCACATCCAAGTCGTTGGTGGGCTCGTCGAGGAGGATCACGTTTCCGCCCTGCTTGAGCGTCAAGGCAAGGTTGAGGCGGTTGCGCTCGCCACCGGAAAGGATGCCGGCCTTCTTCTGCTGGTCAGCGCCCTTGAACCCGAAGGCGGAGACGTACGCGCGCGAAGGCATTTCGACGTTGCCGACCTTGATGTAGTCGAGCCCGTCGGAAACGACCTCCCACAGCGTCTTCTCTGCGTCAATGCCCGCACGCGACTGGTCAACATAGGAGAGTTTGACGGTTTCGCCGATGCGCAACTCGCCCTCGTCGAGTTCCTCGAGACCAACAATCGTCTTAAACAGCGTGGTCTTACCGACGCCGTTGGGGCCGATGATG includes these proteins:
- the pepN gene encoding aminopeptidase N: MSILDISLFYPDGKDIMPGTNLTRAEAAERAELIATKDYRVELDLTGEENFRSATTVRFSAKPGASTFIDLIADSVRKITLNGIDLPLESYEDSRIRLPNLAQDNELYVEAICPFSHTGEGLHRAVDPADGKVYLYSQFEVPDARRMYANFEQPDLKAEFTFVVDAPEDWKVFSVSPTPEPTPRGNGIARWEFTPTERISTYLTAIVAGPYVGETSTYTSTDGREIPMGVYARASLGEYLDAQECIDITIQGMEVFEDEFDVPYPFRKYDQIFVPEFNAGAMEHPGCVTILDDYVFRSRATGALIERRAITIIHELAHMWFGDLVTMKWWNDLWLNESFAEFMSHVATAKNTAWTDAWVTFNASEKVWAQAQDQLPSTHPIAAEIRDLEDVMVNFDGITYGKGASVFQQLVAYVGYAEFMAGVSTYLKKKSWGNATLDDLLVELEAASGRDLKQWSKLWLEEAGINTLWPVIDMDGDAISSFAIKQTCDQHASLRPHRIGVGGYLLDGDALVQVFHHELDIDGELTDVPELSGVVRPDLILINDGDLAYAKVRLDERSAATARDHINAFTDRLPRTLVLASMWDMCRDAELPASDYIELALSALETEDHGTVLRYLLSQLETATNLYSAPAHRQELKDKVAARLFAILEGTEPESDRQLQVAMTAVNMAQSEEQLATIAGWLSDEAVPAGLSVDANFRWVVLRRLAAAGRVGEEVIETELAERDNTASGAAGAARARAAISDAGAKERAWEDIIGGKVSNSVQRSLAWGFTEGDPELLLPYVERFFDEIVHQWEERTLEFSQNFVNLVYPAPLNGLGLGVDLVARTEQWLADHSDAAPALRRLVSERLSNAQRAAAAQARDAE
- a CDS encoding DNA-3-methyladenine glycosylase I produces the protein MNNIHRPQWASSDLLRAYYDDEWGFPVRDSAAVYERIVLEGFQAGLSWETVLRKREALREAFAHFEPRTVAAFTDDDVARLLADPRLIRNEKKIRAAMTNAQAVVRMEDAGESLAELVWSFAPDDSYGEGPQASRSPESLALAKELKRRGFTFVGPVTMFALMQAIGIYAHRL
- a CDS encoding PTS transporter subunit EIIB, which encodes MNIEELLAALGGEENIRKIENALTRVRVGVVNKDLVDKPSLARMGAVGIVVQRRAVQLILGPDAEQTGCDLSERVFGEPKDPDLL
- the malQ gene encoding 4-alpha-glucanotransferase, whose amino-acid sequence is MTHEVNRDLLEALADSYGVALDFWDFDGTFCEVSTSTLISVLRAMGVDASTDETIQAELRARVDRPWRRVLPPCTVARNDRETPFQVHVPHGCAVRVDIVTEDGSTMGARQIDDYSQPREIDGVLIGQASFVIPTGTPLGYHILRARVDYGNEIREEEATLIVTPTRLDVEARLRGRAWGMMAQLYSTRSRESWGIGDTADLAEMGSLFGDLGADFLLVNPLHAAEPIEPMSPSPYLPVTRRFFNPMYIRPEDIREVAYMSGPQRSLVTWASENVKKFSLENNLIDRDAAWKAKREALDVIFAAGRSQARQRDFERFRAMEGQGLEDFALWCALVEKYGNEFPPQLRDINSPYVARERRELANRVDFWAWLQWVMDEQLSKAQEESHMAGMRIGISHDLAVGVHPTGADVWMLPNAFAKGIGVGAPPDMYNQQGQNWSQPPWRPDTLEEMDYAPLRDMARTVMRHAGLLRVDHIMGLFRLWWIPEGSAPTEGTYVRFNHEAMVGVLLLEAHRAGVIVVGEDLGTVEPWVREYLRERGIFGTSVFWFEKDESGWPIHPEEFRSDAMVSVDTHDLPPAAGYLAGEHVDLRESLGLLVKPVEEVRAEADEERERVMHRLREHGLIGDSPSEREIVEALHNYVAQTPAPIIQISLVNAVGERRAQNQPGTDQEYPNWRVPMADGTEKVVLVEDLAKNPRLQSLVAAFTHELRDARI
- a CDS encoding acyl-CoA thioesterase; translation: MKEREPGSYVGSNLDQLSGRVYGGQVFAQAVVAAHATVGNEYRNREIHSITAAFLRPGRLDVPTQFDVEEVLDGRSFSTRRVHASQEGKTILSARASFQEVQPGVEHETAMPQAPDPESLPSSVCYFANMDHPLGTAMNTTNATDMRHVGGPIWVKPVPPTEDATLIWFRLRNPMPAGSSQLMHRALLAYATDQFMLEPVMRRHGMYWMSPDISLATLDHAIWWHRDVDMSDWILAELTSPSAQGGRGLSLARFFQQGRHVATMSQEGMVRTRRSTTPAA